In Myxococcota bacterium, one genomic interval encodes:
- a CDS encoding OprD family outer membrane porin: protein MIRLAMPLLALLLLQAAGRASGQEAISIEEPPPESASADKSSIEKIFSPAKERERITDWLENQLKDEPAFLRDATLFANFRTYYLRQDHFDATTSEAWSLGGSIGLRSGYLFERFAIGATGYTSLPIYAPADRSGTFLLKPNQDSYSVVGELYGKLRITDDLLATAYRQELSTPYIDRDDRLMTPNTFEGYTLVGSWSPGADEGKLIYGGGWVTKMKDQNSERFVSMSEEAGVAIDRGVALAGASYVTKNGSIGLFDYFSNDVINIGYAEGKYSREFESGVAVLGAAQFTDQHSTGNDLLTGSSFAGNQVGVKVACSYAGAMATLGYSNTTRGTSLRSPWSSYPGYTSGQVEDFNRAAEQAFMLKTSYVFSGVGLPGFTAYALWIHGFGVAPSVGSNEDEYDFDLQWRPGLPKLKGLSFRARLAMVNQRGGAPATLDEYQLIMNYDFAAL, encoded by the coding sequence ATGATCCGCTTGGCGATGCCGCTGCTCGCCCTGCTTCTGCTGCAGGCTGCCGGCCGGGCGTCGGGGCAGGAAGCGATCTCGATCGAGGAGCCGCCGCCCGAGTCCGCGTCCGCGGACAAGAGCTCGATCGAAAAGATCTTCTCACCCGCCAAGGAGCGCGAGCGGATCACCGACTGGCTCGAGAACCAGCTCAAGGACGAGCCCGCGTTCCTGCGCGACGCGACGCTCTTCGCGAACTTCCGCACCTACTACCTGCGGCAGGACCACTTCGACGCCACCACGAGCGAGGCGTGGTCCCTCGGCGGATCGATCGGTCTCAGGAGCGGCTACCTGTTCGAGCGCTTCGCGATTGGCGCGACCGGCTACACGTCGCTCCCCATCTACGCGCCCGCGGATCGGAGCGGCACGTTCCTGCTGAAGCCGAACCAGGACAGCTACAGCGTCGTCGGCGAGCTCTACGGGAAGCTCAGGATCACCGACGACCTCCTGGCGACTGCCTACCGTCAGGAGCTGAGCACTCCTTACATCGACCGCGACGATCGCCTCATGACGCCGAACACGTTCGAGGGCTACACCCTGGTCGGGAGCTGGAGCCCGGGCGCGGACGAGGGGAAGCTCATCTACGGTGGCGGCTGGGTCACCAAGATGAAGGACCAGAACTCGGAGAGATTCGTCTCGATGTCGGAGGAGGCCGGCGTGGCGATCGATCGCGGCGTGGCGTTGGCCGGGGCGAGCTACGTGACGAAGAACGGCTCGATCGGTCTGTTCGACTACTTCTCCAACGACGTGATCAACATCGGCTACGCGGAAGGGAAGTATTCCCGCGAGTTCGAGAGCGGAGTGGCCGTGCTCGGCGCCGCCCAGTTCACCGACCAGCACAGCACCGGGAACGACCTGCTCACGGGCAGCTCCTTCGCCGGCAACCAGGTCGGGGTGAAGGTCGCCTGCAGCTACGCTGGAGCCATGGCGACGCTCGGCTACTCGAACACGACCCGCGGCACCAGCCTGCGCAGCCCGTGGAGCAGCTATCCGGGCTACACGAGCGGGCAGGTGGAGGACTTCAATCGGGCGGCCGAGCAGGCATTCATGCTCAAGACGTCGTACGTATTCTCGGGCGTGGGTCTGCCCGGCTTCACGGCCTACGCGCTCTGGATCCACGGCTTTGGAGTCGCGCCGAGCGTCGGCTCCAACGAGGACGAGTACGACTTCGACCTGCAGTGGCGGCCCGGCCTGCCCAAGCTCAAGGGACTCTCCTTCCGCGCGCGCTTGGCGATGGTGAATCAGCGCGGGGGCGCGCCCGCTACGCTCGACGAGTACCAGCTGATCATGAACTACGACTTCGCGGCGCTGTGA
- a CDS encoding MBL fold metallo-hydrolase, which translates to MSATLDWFGCATFRLTLGELVVFLDAYLDRVPSAPQVGLRPEDVTRADWIVVGHSHFDHLYGAERIARRTGAKILGSHETVRVMEAQGVPLEQMIAVAGGERVRLSDDVVVDVYPSQHSCVWSHRAMGPSDEVCIGDLGLTWQEQQERFRGLAAHFGSLGPDVMSHLRASAQGPRGDGGALVYHFRTPHGTLFYQDTSGHWSGVLRDLRPDVAILAAAGRGNVDGEPIQGSLAQFVGRQADLLRPRRVFLAHHDDWLPGFSRAIDTKPIRDELARVRPQTQLVEMGYAAAWPLFAR; encoded by the coding sequence GTGAGCGCGACGCTCGACTGGTTCGGCTGCGCGACCTTCCGGCTCACGCTGGGCGAGCTCGTGGTGTTTCTCGACGCCTATCTCGACCGAGTGCCGTCCGCGCCGCAGGTCGGGCTGCGGCCTGAGGACGTGACGCGCGCGGACTGGATCGTGGTGGGTCACTCGCACTTCGACCACCTGTACGGCGCGGAGCGCATCGCCAGACGGACCGGCGCGAAGATCCTCGGCTCGCACGAGACGGTGCGGGTCATGGAGGCGCAGGGCGTGCCGCTCGAGCAGATGATCGCGGTCGCGGGCGGCGAGCGTGTGCGGCTCTCCGACGACGTGGTCGTCGACGTCTACCCGAGCCAGCACTCGTGCGTCTGGTCGCACCGCGCCATGGGCCCGTCCGACGAGGTGTGCATCGGCGACCTGGGGCTCACCTGGCAGGAGCAGCAGGAGCGTTTCCGCGGACTCGCGGCGCACTTCGGCTCGCTCGGGCCCGACGTGATGAGTCACTTGCGCGCCAGCGCGCAGGGTCCGCGCGGCGACGGCGGCGCGCTGGTCTATCACTTCCGCACGCCGCACGGCACGCTCTTCTATCAGGACACGTCGGGTCACTGGAGCGGGGTCTTGCGCGACCTGCGCCCCGACGTGGCGATCCTGGCCGCCGCGGGCCGCGGCAACGTCGACGGCGAGCCGATCCAGGGCTCGCTCGCGCAGTTCGTGGGGCGCCAGGCCGACCTGCTGCGCCCGCGGCGCGTGTTCCTCGCGCACCACGACGACTGGCTGCCGGGCTTCTCGCGCGCGATCGACACCAAGCCCATCCGCGACGAGCTCGCGCGCGTGCGGCCGCAGACGCAGCTCGTCGAAATGGGCTACGCCGCGGCCTGGCCGCTGTTCGCCCGCTAG
- a CDS encoding VOC family protein, which translates to MKLAKPRIDVGLYTNRRDEMLAFWRDEVGLPYEELLPMGGGVQQHRLGLLGSVLKINHSRDPLPDEPRAGYRELWIARPGLSAPKPLSDPDGNRVLLVPEGYESVTRIAYTVAASDASAARDFYGRALQLEPVGESAFRCGDSLVRVVGDPGARPVGRMTGPGFRYFTIQVFGVDEEHAGILARGGQEGRAPLTLGKVARISFVRDPDGNWIEISQRASLTGPLPS; encoded by the coding sequence GTGAAGCTCGCGAAGCCGCGCATCGACGTGGGTCTCTACACCAACCGCCGTGACGAGATGCTGGCGTTCTGGCGCGACGAGGTCGGGCTGCCCTACGAGGAGCTCCTGCCCATGGGCGGCGGCGTGCAGCAGCATCGGCTCGGCCTGCTCGGCTCGGTGCTGAAGATCAATCACTCGCGCGATCCGCTGCCCGACGAGCCGCGCGCCGGCTACCGCGAGCTGTGGATCGCCCGTCCGGGTCTCTCGGCCCCGAAGCCACTCAGCGATCCCGACGGCAACCGCGTGCTGCTCGTGCCGGAGGGATACGAGTCGGTGACGCGCATCGCATACACGGTGGCGGCCTCCGACGCCTCGGCTGCGCGCGACTTCTACGGCCGCGCGCTCCAGCTCGAGCCGGTGGGCGAGTCCGCATTCCGCTGCGGTGACTCGCTCGTGCGCGTGGTCGGCGACCCCGGTGCGCGCCCGGTCGGGCGCATGACCGGCCCGGGCTTCCGCTATTTCACGATCCAGGTGTTCGGCGTCGACGAGGAGCACGCCGGCATCCTCGCGCGCGGCGGGCAGGAGGGCAGGGCGCCGCTCACCTTGGGCAAGGTCGCGCGCATCTCGTTCGTGCGGGACCCCGACGGGAACTGGATCGAGATCTCGCAGCGTGCGTCGCTCACCGGGCCGCTGCCGTCGTGA
- a CDS encoding LLM class flavin-dependent oxidoreductase produces the protein MNHPPLRFGIFLAPFHPVREDPTACLDRDLELVKWLDQLRYDEAWIGEHHSAGYEIIASPEIFLAIASQHTRHIRLGTGVISVPYHHPFMIAERIVQLDHMTRGRVMFGAGPGALQSDARMLGIQAATQRDRLDEGLGVILRLLRGETVTHEGSWFTLKEARLQLLPWSQNLEYAVASQISPAGARIAGKHGAGLLSLGATSFEGFNMLGMNWQVYSDTSQANGHPVDRSRWRLVGPMHIAETREQAKENVRFGLGDWLFYFREVAALPLGMEGTVDEVIENMIAQKFAVIGTPDDAIAQLENLQQQSGGFGAFLQLAHNWASWDNTKKSYELFSRYVMPRFQDRNAGRKATIDAVQKAHGDLIAEYGGAIAKEFEKQGIKLPGQ, from the coding sequence ATGAACCATCCGCCGCTGCGCTTCGGAATCTTCCTCGCCCCTTTCCATCCGGTGCGCGAGGACCCCACCGCGTGCCTGGACCGCGACCTCGAGCTCGTGAAGTGGCTCGATCAGCTTCGCTACGACGAGGCGTGGATCGGCGAGCACCACTCGGCGGGCTACGAGATCATCGCCTCGCCCGAGATCTTCCTCGCGATCGCGTCGCAGCACACGCGGCACATCCGGCTCGGCACGGGAGTCATCTCGGTCCCGTACCACCACCCGTTCATGATCGCCGAGCGCATCGTGCAGCTCGACCACATGACGCGCGGGCGAGTCATGTTCGGCGCCGGCCCGGGCGCGCTGCAGTCCGACGCGCGCATGCTCGGCATCCAGGCCGCGACGCAGCGCGACCGGCTCGACGAGGGCCTGGGCGTGATCCTGCGCCTGCTGCGCGGCGAGACGGTCACGCACGAGGGCAGCTGGTTCACGCTGAAGGAAGCGCGGCTGCAGCTCCTGCCGTGGAGCCAGAACCTCGAGTACGCCGTCGCTTCCCAGATCTCGCCGGCCGGCGCGCGCATCGCCGGCAAGCACGGCGCCGGGCTCCTGTCACTCGGCGCGACCAGCTTCGAGGGCTTCAACATGCTGGGCATGAACTGGCAGGTCTACAGCGACACGAGTCAGGCGAACGGGCACCCGGTCGACCGCTCGCGCTGGCGCCTGGTCGGCCCGATGCACATCGCCGAGACGCGCGAGCAGGCCAAGGAGAACGTGCGCTTCGGGCTGGGTGACTGGCTGTTCTACTTCCGCGAGGTCGCGGCGCTGCCGCTCGGCATGGAGGGCACCGTCGACGAGGTGATCGAGAACATGATCGCGCAGAAGTTCGCGGTGATCGGCACGCCCGACGACGCGATCGCGCAGCTCGAGAACCTGCAGCAGCAGTCGGGCGGCTTCGGTGCGTTCCTGCAGCTCGCGCACAACTGGGCCTCGTGGGACAACACCAAGAAGAGCTACGAGCTCTTCTCGCGCTACGTGATGCCGCGCTTCCAGGACCGCAACGCCGGGCGGAAAGCCACGATCGACGCGGTGCAGAAGGCGCACGGCGATCTCATCGCCGAGTATGGAGGCGCGATCGCCAAGGAGTTCGAGAAGCAGGGCATCAAGCTGCCGGGTCAGTGA